A region of Lycium barbarum isolate Lr01 chromosome 3, ASM1917538v2, whole genome shotgun sequence DNA encodes the following proteins:
- the LOC132631020 gene encoding uncharacterized protein LOC132631020: MEEESLGEALAGILVNFDGEDMEGYVETVNSLFGMVIVSALLTEEQILQLLEVFRKYRRAIGWTIVDIRGIPSGICEHNIQLEEDNQLNVEHQRRLNENMQEVVKKEIIKWLDTGVVYPTAGIKGVRSFLGHAGFYRRFIKDLSKITNPMFKLLEKEAKFVFDDKCRKAFDELKERLTTAPIILEEAGRPSNELDIDVHFQMRGCWLFQWKWYRGMLTLLIIW; the protein is encoded by the exons atggaagaagaaagtttgggtgaagccCTAGCCGGTATTCTTGTGAACTTTGATGGTGAAGACATGGAAGGTTACGTGGAGACAGTTAATTCGCTTTTTGGGAtgg tgattgtttcagccctactgactgaggagcagattctaCAGCTTTTGGAGGTATTTCGTAaatataggcgtgctattggttggaccatagtagACATTCGGGGAATTCCATCTGGGATATGTGAACATAATATCCAGTTGGAGGAGGACAACCAACTGAATGTAGAGCATCAAAGGAGGttgaacgagaatatgcaagaggtagtCAAGAAAGAGATTATCAAATGGTTAGATACTGGAGTGGTTTACCCAACTGCTGgca ttaaAGGTgttcgaagtttcttgggacatgctgggttctatagACGCTTCATTAAAGATTTATCCAAGATTACTAACCCGATgttcaagcttcttgaaaaagaggctaagtttgtgtttgatgacaagtgtCGGAAGGCGTTTGATGAGTTAAAGGAAcgcctcactactgctcctattatt cttgaagaagctgggagaccttctaATGAGCTAGATATAGATGTGCAtttccagatgagagggtgttggctgttTCAATGGAAGTGGTatcgtggtatgctgacattgctaATTATTTGGTGA